The Silene latifolia isolate original U9 population chromosome Y, ASM4854445v1, whole genome shotgun sequence sequence TGATAGTCATAGGAGATGGGATCTCTCTTCTCTTGGTTTCGATCCGGGTGAGGGAGTTACAAAGAAAATCCTCGCAACTTATATCCCGTGTCAACCCTCGGATGACTCCTTCTATTGGAAATTCTCTAAACATGGTGCCTTCACTGTCAAGTCGGGATACTATGTCATTTTTATGGCCTTATCCAATGGACCTACCTCGATCACCTTGATCTTTCTAGAATGTCGCAACAATTGTGGCCTTTGCGAGATCTAAACTCGGAAGTTGCCTATCTCTAACAAACTAAAGGTGTTCTTATGGAAATTTATGGCTAATGCCCTTCCAGTGGGTTCTGAATTCCTTAGACGAAAAATGAATTGGCGCTCCTCCTGTACTCTTTGTGATAGCTCATCTCCTTGTGTGGAATCTATTTCTCACCTGTTTAGAGATTGTAGCTTTGCAAAGGCTCTATGGTTCGGATGCCCTTTAGGTCTTAAAATCACGGGAGGAGTGGACATTGATGCTAGGGTTTGGGTCATTAACTGGGTTACTTATTTCCTAAGTGGCCCAGATCCTAACTCCCTTATTTTCCCCCTTATCGCTACCCTATGGAGAATTTGGTGTTGCAGGAATGATATGGTCTTCAAGAATCGTCGCCCTTGGCCTATGAGTGCTCTTCTCTCTATTCTTGGTGACATTCAGTGTATGAAGGAGGTAGTGGGCAGTAAGGATGTTAGCCTCCTTCGAGCGTCCTTGCTGGACTCCTCCCCTGATTTTGGGTTAGCTAAGAGGATTAGAAACTCCTTCCCCTATTGGATTGTTGGTGGACCTGGGTGCGGAAATGTTTATACCGTCAAGTGTGATGCTGCTTGGAAGGATGATAGAAGTGCTGGCATGGGGTGGTGTTTATTGGATGCTAATGGGATCTTAAGGAATATCGCTCACGCTCGTTCGTTTTCTTCTTACCCGCATGCCGAAGGACATGCGACTATCATGGCGCTTAAATGGGCCTTGGACGAGGGGTACCTTCATGTTAGACTTGTTACGGATTGTCTTAACTTGGTTTTGCGGTGCGGGAGCGGAGAAGCCAATTGCATCTCTCATTTGTATTATCCATGATATTAAGTCTATTGCGTCTCATTTTCATTGTTGCTCTCTTAGTTTTTCGTCCTAGGGAGTGAATAGGATAGCTCATAATCTTGCTCAGGGAGCTCTTGTGTAAGCTATACTATttgttgctgtcaaaaaaaaaaaaaaaaaaaaaaaaattctcc is a genomic window containing:
- the LOC141629803 gene encoding uncharacterized protein LOC141629803, with the protein product MANALPVGSEFLRRKMNWRSSCTLCDSSSPCVESISHLFRDCSFAKALWFGCPLGLKITGGVDIDARVWVINWVTYFLSGPDPNSLIFPLIATLWRIWCCRNDMVFKNRRPWPMSALLSILGDIQCMKEVVGSKDVSLLRASLLDSSPDFGLAKRIRNSFPYWIVGGPGCGNVYTVKCDAAWKDDRSAGMGWCLLDANGILRNIAHARSFSSYPHAEGHATIMALKWALDEGYLHVRLVTDCLNLVLRCGSGEANCISHLYYP